CAGAATTCCTGGCTGCGGCAGATTCTCGGGCGCAACTGGCTTTACATGCACAAGGCGAAGGCGGAGAAACTCGGCATCGCCGATGGTGACTGGGTGGATGTGACCTCGCATCACGGCACGATCAAAGCCCAAGTGAAATTCTCCGATGGGCAGAATGAGCATACTGTGTGGACGTGGAATGCTATCGGCAAGCGCAAGGGTGCCTGGGCGCTGACACCGGATTCACCTGAGGGGGAGAAGGGTTTTCTGCTGAACCATCTGATCAGTGATCTTTTGCCGGAACGCGAGGGCGGTTACCGCTATTCCAATTCCGATCCAGTGACTGGGCAAGCGGCGTGGTATGATTTGAAAGTGCGGATCAGCAAGAGTGCGGACCAGAAGCCAGAAAGCGCACCGCAATTTCCGGTGCTGAAGTCAACGAAAAGGAAGCGCGCATGACGATGCTTCCGGCAACGACGACCAAAAAGCTCGGACTGGTCATTGATCTTGATACCTGCGTGGGGTGCCAGGCTTGCGCCACATCCTGCAAGGAATGGAACGCGCAAGGCGACAGCGGGCCGCTGACGGATACTGATCCGCAAGGAGCGGATGTATCGGGCCCATGGTTCAACCGCATTCATGGTTATGAAGTGTTGGAAGAAGGCCGCAGCGATTCACGCATCGTGAATTTTCCGCGCTCATGTCTGCATTGCGAGGAGCCGGCTTGCGTGACCGTGTGCCCCACGGGTGCGTCCTACAAGCGCGCCGAAGACGGCATCGTGCTGGTGAACCCTGAAACATGCATCGGCTGCAAGCTGTGTTCCTGGGCCTGCCCTTATGGTGCGCGCGAATATGATTACATGCAGGGCGTGATGAAGAAATGCACCTTGTGTGTGGACCGCATCTATAATGACAATCTGGTCGAGGAAGACCGTGTGCCAGCCTGCGTGCGTGCGTGCCCCACGGGGGCGCGACACTTTGGTGATTTGGCCGATGAAAGTTCTGAAGTTTCCATTCTGGTGAAGGAGCGTGGCGGTTTCGATCTGTTGCCGGAGATGGGCTACAAACCCACCAACAAATATCTGCCACCACGCGCGCGCCGGGAGAATTATGCGGCAGGTGTGGAAGCACTGCCCAAGGGGGACGGATCGGTGATGGAAATGTTGTTCGCCTGGGCGGACAAGCTGCTTACGCCTTCGGCGGTGACTGCAGCGGCGAACCCGGACGATCATTCGGACAAGTTGGAAGGCTGATGAACCCCGCCTATTCTGTCATCTTCTTTACTGTCTCTTCAGGCGCTGGCTATGGCTTGCTGGCTTTGGCTGGGCTTGTGGGTAACGCACATGGCAAGGCGTCTTCGCCCGGCTTTGCGATCACCACGATGGTTTTGGCTTTGGTGCTGATCACAGCAGGGCTGCTGTCTTCGACTGCCCATCTGGGGCGGCCGGAACGCGCATGGCGGGCGTTCTCACAATGGCGGTCAAGCTGGCTGTCGCGCGAGGGCGTGGCTTCGGTGGTGACTTATCCCATCGCAATTGCTTTCGGCGCGGTGTGGTCGGGGCTGATCGACGTGCCGCAATTGATCGGGCCGTTGGGGATTGCCACGTCTCTCATGTGTGCCGTCACTGTGGTCTGCACGGCGATGATCTATGCCTCGCTGAAAACCATTCCGGCCTGGTACAGCCGCTTCACGCTGCCGACCTATCTGGCCTTTGCGCTGGCCACTGGCTCTGCGTTGCTCTCAGTTGTGAGTGTGATCTTCGGGCGGTTTCAGGCAGGGGCTGCAAATTTCCAGGCACTGCTGAGCGTCATTCTGATCTTCATCGTGATCGTGCTGAAATGGCTGTACTGGCGGCATCGGCGGCGGGCACGGCGGGAGTTCAGCATGGGCCAGGCCACAGGCCTTGGCGAAGGTGTGCGGCAATGGGAAGTGCCGCATACGGCGAGCAACTTCATCATGAAGGAAATGGGCTTTGCGGTGGCGCGCAAACATGCGCGGCGGTTGCAGTTCCTGTGCACGCTGCTGCTCGACATTGCTTTTTTTCTCACGCTTTTCAGCCCGAAGGTGCCGTATCTGGTGATGCTGGTAGCGCCGCTTCTGCTGTTGGCAGCCTGGGTGGAACGCTGGCTGTTTTTTGCAGAAGCCGAACATGTCTCCGCGCTGTTCTACGGCAAGCCTGCGGTCTGATTCCCGGCCAGCTTGCCCAAAATCCGGGCAGAAAAATTTTGCCCGATTTTTGCGCTTGCGCATCGCAGTGCAGCGAGGCAACGTCTTAAACGAGTATCATGCCAGCGTTTTTCGACGAGATGAACAGCACGGGGGCCAAGCTTCGAGAGCCCTATGACCGGATTTCCGAGTGGCTATCCGGCCTAAGCCCTGCCGACGTGGCCAAAGCCTCAGCTGATGCTGAAGCGATTTTCCGCCGCCAAGGCATTACCTTTGCCGTCTATGGCAGCGGCGAAGCTTCCGAGCGCCTGATCCCGTTTGACATTGTGCCTCGTATTTTTGCCGCGCAGGAATGGCGCCGGCTTTCACGCGGGATCGAGCAGCGAGTGCGCACGCTGAATGCCTTCCTGCATGACATCTATCACCGGCAGGAAATCATCCGGGCGGGCAAAATTCCGCGCGAGGCAATCATCAACAACGAAGCCTTCGTGCCGGAAATGATGGGGCTTGATCCGGCGCGGGGCATCTATTCGCACATCATCGGCATCGACATTGTACGCACCGGCGAGAATGATTTCTTCGTGCTGGAAGACAATTGCCGCACGCCGTCGGGTGTTTCCTACATGCTCGAAGACCGGGAAGCGATGATGTATCTCTTCCCGCAGCTGTTCGCGCAGCAGCGCGTGGCGCCGGTCGATCATTATCCATCCATGTTGCGCTCCACCATGGAGAGTGTTGCGCCGCCGGCCTGCAAGGGCGACCCGGTGATTGTGGTGTTGACCCCCGGCATCCACAATTCAGCATTTTTTGAGCACGCGTTTCTCGCTGATGAAATGGGCGCTGAGCTTTGCGAAGGCCATGATCTCTTTGTGTCTGATGGCTGGCTTTACATGCGCACCACGCAAGAGCCGAAGCGCGTGGACATTGTGTACCGCCGCATTGATGATGCCTATCTTGATCCCTTGACCTTCCGGCCTGATTCCGCTTTGGGTGTACCGGGGGTTTTCGATGTGTACCGCGCGGGCCGCGTGACGCTGGTCAATGCGCCGGGCACGGGCCTGGCCGATGACAAGTCGATCTACTCTTATATTCCCGACATGATTTCGTTCTACACAGGCGAGAAGCCGCTGCTGCAGAATGTGCCGACCTATCGCTGCGGCGATGCTGACAGTTTGAAATATGTGCTGGATCATCTGAAAGAACTGGTGGTGAAGGAAGTCCACGGCTCCGGAGGCTACGGCATGCTGGTGGGGCCCGCTTCGACCAAGGCGCAGATTGAAGATTTCCGCGCAAGGCTGATCGCGCGGCCCGGCAATTACATTGCCCAGCCTACGCTGGCGCTGTCCACCGTCCCGACTTTCACCGAGAGTGGCGTGGCGCCGCGCCATGTGGACCTTCGCCCCTTCGTGCTTTCGGGAGATAAGATCAGGATCACGCCGGGCGGCTTGACGCGCGTGGCGCTGAAGGAAGGCTCGCTGGTGGTGAATTCATCGCAGGGCGGCGGCACCAAAGACACCTGGGTTCTGGAGGACTGATCCGGAATGCTGGGGCGCACCGCAGGATCACTCTATTGGATGAGCCGCTATGTCGAGCGGGCCGAGAACATGGCGCGCCTGCTGGAAGTGGGTTATCGCATTTCGCTGATGCCCGGCACGCTGGAAGGGCATCGTGACGACTGGCGTGCCACACTGCTGGGTGCGGCCTGCGCCTTTGGTTATGACGAGAAATACAAGGAACTGACGGCAGAGAACGTCATCAACTATCTGCTGTTTGATCTAGACAATACATCTTCCATCAAATCCTGTCTGATGACAGCGCGCAACAATGCCCGCGCGGTGCGCACAGCACTCACGCGCGATGTGTGGGAGAGTATCAATTCCACCTGGAATGATTTTGACCAGATCACGCCGGAAAGCATCAGCACCACAAGGCTGCCGGAATTTCTGGAATGGATCAGGCAGCGCTCCATGGCGTTCCGCGGTGCGCTGCTGGGCACCATGTTGCGCACCGACAATTATTATTTCAGCCAGCTTGGCAATTTTGTCGAACGTGCCGATTCCACTGCGCGCATCCTTGATGTGAAATATTTTATTCTGCTGCCGCGCCCCAGCGATGTGGGCAGTGATCTTGATCTGCAGCAATGGGGCACAATTCTGCGCTCAGTTTCGGCGCATCGCTCCTATCGCTGGTTCTACCGCGACTCGAGCTACAAGCCCTGGCAGGTGGCGGAATTCCTGATCTTGCGCGAGGAAATGCCGCGTTCGCTCACTTTCTCGTATCAGTGGATCAACACAGCACTGGGCGGCCTCGAAGAGCTTTATGGCAAGCGCTATGATTGCCACAACACTGCCGATCAAAGACTGCAGCAATTGCGCGGCAGCAACATGGATGAAATCTTCCGGCATGGCCTGCACGAATTCCTGCAGGATTTTCTGTTCACCAACCAGCAGCTGTCGCAGTCCATCGCGCAGACGTTCAACTTCCCGTAAACCCATGCGCCTCATCGTCACCCACAGCACGCATTACACCTATCAGTCGAGTGTCGACTATTCGGTCCAGCGCCTGCTGCTCACGCCGCTGTCCTTCAAGGGCCAGAAGGTTGAGAGCTGGCGCGTCACTGCGCCGGGCATTGAAGGCGCGATGCAATACCGCGATGCGTTTGGCAATCAAGTGCATCTGATCACCGCGATCAAGCCCAAGGGTTCTTATTCCATCGTGGCCGAAGGTGTTGTCGATGTGCAGGACATGACCGGTCTGGTGCAGGGCCTTTCCAACATGGTGCCGGATTATGTTTATCTGCGGCAGGTGCCGAATACCAAACCCAGCGATGCGATGCTGGACATGCAGGCGCAATTCAAGACCAAGCCGGGAGACACGCTGGCCTTCCTGCATGAATTGATGGCGGCGGTGCATGGTGCGGTGGCTTATGAAACCGGCACAACCGATTCATTGACCACAGGGGCTGAAGCCTTCGCGCAGGGGCGCGGCGTGTGCCAGGATCATGCGCATATTTTTATTGGCTTGGCGCGGGCCAGTGGCATTCCGACGCGCTATGTGACTGGCTATCTGATTGCCGAGGGCACGGCATCAGCATCGCACGCCTGGGCCGAAGCGATGGTGCCCAATCTGGGCTGGGTGGGCTTTGATGCCGCCAATGACACCTGCCCCACCGATCATTATATCCGCGTGGCCTGCGGACTGGACGCGGCGGGCACAGCACCAGTGCGCGGCAGCCGCAGGGGCGGCAATATCGAGCAAATGACAGTTGAAGTGCGCGTGGAAATGGCACAACAGTAGCGCCGAAATTTGACTGCCTTGGGGATTCGATGACTTACTGCGTGGGGCTGCTGATTGACGAAGGCCTGGTGATGGCTGCTGATACGCGCACCAATGCCGGCCTGGACAATGTGGGCAAATTCAAAAAACTTCACACTTGGGCCAAGCCCGGCGAGCGGGTTTTCGTGCTGCTGACCGCAGGCAATCTGGCGGTGACGCAAGCGGTGACCAGCCTGCTCGAAGAATCGATGCTGGGGCCGAAGGCCACTAAAAATCCCGACAGCTTGTTCGCGGCGAAGACCATGTTTCAGGCGGCGCGCATCATCGGCAAGGCGATCCGCGAAGTGCGCCGCATTGATGGCGAACATCTGGGCGCGCGCGGCGAAGCGTTTTCCGCCAGCTTCATTTTCGGCGGGCAGATCGGCAAGGAGCGGCCGCGCTTGTTCCAGATTTATACTGAAGGTAATTTCATTGAGGCCACGGTGGACACGCCCTTCTTCCAGATCGGGGAGCATAAATATGGCAAGCCCATCCTTGACCGGGTGGCTGATGCCAAGATGCCGCTCGGTGAAGCGGCCAAGATGATCCTGATTTCGTTTGATTCCACCTTGCGCTCAAACCTGAGCGTAGGCCTGCCGATTGACATGCTGACTTATGAGAACGGCAGTTTGAAATTCGAGCATGTGAAGCGCATCGGGCAGGACGACCCGTATTTCCGCATGGTGTCGGGCGAATGGTCGAAGGCGCTCAGGGTCGCGTTCAAAAATATCGAGCCGTTTGATATTTAGATCCCGCTGACGGCCAGACCTGAAAACGCGTCGCTGACTTGCGCGCGCGACACGATGGGCTGCGGTGCTTGTTCTTCGACCGCTGCAGGCTCGGCATGATCGGCCCAGTTCAGAATTTCCCAGCGGCCGTCAAAATGCTCCACCAAGGCGGTGCAGCTTTCCACCCAGTCGCCATCATTGAGATAGTGGATGCCATCGATCATGCGATCATCTGGCGTATGGATATGGCCGCAAATCACGCCCTGGCAATTGCGCGCATGGGCTTCTTTCACCACAACGGTTTCAAAGCGGGAAATGAACTCCACCGCCTTCTTCACCTTGTGCTTGATGTAAGCCGAAAGCGACCAATGGCCGAGGCCGAAGAGCTTGCGGCACCACAGGATCACCACATTGAGATCCATCAGGCGTTCGTAAGCCCAGTCGCCCATCTTGGCGAGCCACGAAGCGAAATAGATCACGTTGTCAAACTTGTCGCCATGCAGCACCAGATAGCGCTTGCCGGTGGCAGAGATGTGCACGGTTTCATTCAACACCGCGACACGGCCAAATCGATGCCCCAAGAACTGGCGGAAATTTTCGTCATGGTTGCCCGGCAGGTAAATCACGCGCGCACCTTTGCGGGCCTTGCGCAGAAGCTTCTGGACCACGTCATTCTGTTTCTGGTTCCAGTACCAGTGCTTTTTCAGCGACCATGAATCGATAATGTCACCGACCAGATAGAGATAATCACTCTCCGTTTGCTTCAAAAAATCGAGGATCAAATCGCAGCGCGCGCGCCTGGTTC
This genomic interval from Aestuariivirga litoralis contains the following:
- a CDS encoding 4Fe-4S dicluster domain-containing protein, producing the protein MTMLPATTTKKLGLVIDLDTCVGCQACATSCKEWNAQGDSGPLTDTDPQGADVSGPWFNRIHGYEVLEEGRSDSRIVNFPRSCLHCEEPACVTVCPTGASYKRAEDGIVLVNPETCIGCKLCSWACPYGAREYDYMQGVMKKCTLCVDRIYNDNLVEEDRVPACVRACPTGARHFGDLADESSEVSILVKERGGFDLLPEMGYKPTNKYLPPRARRENYAAGVEALPKGDGSVMEMLFAWADKLLTPSAVTAAANPDDHSDKLEG
- a CDS encoding dimethyl sulfoxide reductase anchor subunit family protein → MNPAYSVIFFTVSSGAGYGLLALAGLVGNAHGKASSPGFAITTMVLALVLITAGLLSSTAHLGRPERAWRAFSQWRSSWLSREGVASVVTYPIAIAFGAVWSGLIDVPQLIGPLGIATSLMCAVTVVCTAMIYASLKTIPAWYSRFTLPTYLAFALATGSALLSVVSVIFGRFQAGAANFQALLSVILIFIVIVLKWLYWRHRRRARREFSMGQATGLGEGVRQWEVPHTASNFIMKEMGFAVARKHARRLQFLCTLLLDIAFFLTLFSPKVPYLVMLVAPLLLLAAWVERWLFFAEAEHVSALFYGKPAV
- a CDS encoding circularly permuted type 2 ATP-grasp protein yields the protein MPAFFDEMNSTGAKLREPYDRISEWLSGLSPADVAKASADAEAIFRRQGITFAVYGSGEASERLIPFDIVPRIFAAQEWRRLSRGIEQRVRTLNAFLHDIYHRQEIIRAGKIPREAIINNEAFVPEMMGLDPARGIYSHIIGIDIVRTGENDFFVLEDNCRTPSGVSYMLEDREAMMYLFPQLFAQQRVAPVDHYPSMLRSTMESVAPPACKGDPVIVVLTPGIHNSAFFEHAFLADEMGAELCEGHDLFVSDGWLYMRTTQEPKRVDIVYRRIDDAYLDPLTFRPDSALGVPGVFDVYRAGRVTLVNAPGTGLADDKSIYSYIPDMISFYTGEKPLLQNVPTYRCGDADSLKYVLDHLKELVVKEVHGSGGYGMLVGPASTKAQIEDFRARLIARPGNYIAQPTLALSTVPTFTESGVAPRHVDLRPFVLSGDKIRITPGGLTRVALKEGSLVVNSSQGGGTKDTWVLED
- a CDS encoding alpha-E domain-containing protein, whose amino-acid sequence is MLGRTAGSLYWMSRYVERAENMARLLEVGYRISLMPGTLEGHRDDWRATLLGAACAFGYDEKYKELTAENVINYLLFDLDNTSSIKSCLMTARNNARAVRTALTRDVWESINSTWNDFDQITPESISTTRLPEFLEWIRQRSMAFRGALLGTMLRTDNYYFSQLGNFVERADSTARILDVKYFILLPRPSDVGSDLDLQQWGTILRSVSAHRSYRWFYRDSSYKPWQVAEFLILREEMPRSLTFSYQWINTALGGLEELYGKRYDCHNTADQRLQQLRGSNMDEIFRHGLHEFLQDFLFTNQQLSQSIAQTFNFP
- a CDS encoding transglutaminase family protein is translated as MRLIVTHSTHYTYQSSVDYSVQRLLLTPLSFKGQKVESWRVTAPGIEGAMQYRDAFGNQVHLITAIKPKGSYSIVAEGVVDVQDMTGLVQGLSNMVPDYVYLRQVPNTKPSDAMLDMQAQFKTKPGDTLAFLHELMAAVHGAVAYETGTTDSLTTGAEAFAQGRGVCQDHAHIFIGLARASGIPTRYVTGYLIAEGTASASHAWAEAMVPNLGWVGFDAANDTCPTDHYIRVACGLDAAGTAPVRGSRRGGNIEQMTVEVRVEMAQQ
- a CDS encoding proteasome-type protease, giving the protein MTYCVGLLIDEGLVMAADTRTNAGLDNVGKFKKLHTWAKPGERVFVLLTAGNLAVTQAVTSLLEESMLGPKATKNPDSLFAAKTMFQAARIIGKAIREVRRIDGEHLGARGEAFSASFIFGGQIGKERPRLFQIYTEGNFIEATVDTPFFQIGEHKYGKPILDRVADAKMPLGEAAKMILISFDSTLRSNLSVGLPIDMLTYENGSLKFEHVKRIGQDDPYFRMVSGEWSKALRVAFKNIEPFDI
- a CDS encoding UDP-2,3-diacylglucosamine diphosphatase, whose protein sequence is MDQLATPTRRFRAIFISDLHLGTRRARCDLILDFLKQTESDYLYLVGDIIDSWSLKKHWYWNQKQNDVVQKLLRKARKGARVIYLPGNHDENFRQFLGHRFGRVAVLNETVHISATGKRYLVLHGDKFDNVIYFASWLAKMGDWAYERLMDLNVVILWCRKLFGLGHWSLSAYIKHKVKKAVEFISRFETVVVKEAHARNCQGVICGHIHTPDDRMIDGIHYLNDGDWVESCTALVEHFDGRWEILNWADHAEPAAVEEQAPQPIVSRAQVSDAFSGLAVSGI